From a region of the Basfia succiniciproducens genome:
- a CDS encoding YchJ family protein, with amino-acid sequence MEKPTALLTQPCLCQSGKQYADCCAPLHTRQALPANAEQLMRSRYCAYVLQLIEYIVETTVPSQQQLLDRTVLQQWAETTNWIGLEIVSHREKLSKIHSAVEFNAFFATDEGKQVHNERSLFVQINGRWYFVDPTVPLPNNKQPCVCGSGKKFKACCGGLL; translated from the coding sequence TTGGAAAAACCGACCGCACTTTTAACACAACCCTGTCTTTGTCAATCCGGCAAACAATATGCGGATTGCTGTGCGCCTTTGCATACCCGTCAGGCCCTGCCGGCGAACGCCGAACAGCTTATGCGCTCCCGTTATTGCGCCTATGTGTTACAACTGATTGAGTACATAGTGGAAACAACCGTGCCGAGCCAGCAGCAGCTTTTAGATCGGACTGTATTGCAACAATGGGCGGAAACCACAAATTGGATTGGGCTGGAGATTGTTTCCCATCGGGAAAAACTGTCAAAAATTCATAGTGCGGTAGAATTTAACGCTTTTTTTGCCACGGATGAAGGTAAGCAAGTACATAACGAGCGTTCTTTATTTGTGCAAATTAACGGACGTTGGTATTTTGTTGATCCGACCGTGCCGCTGCCAAACAATAAACAGCCTTGTGTTTGCGGTTCGGGAAAGAAATTTAAAGCCTGTTGCGGAGGGTTGTTATGA